The Gemmatimonadota bacterium genomic sequence GTGATTGGGGCGCTCGACGAGTTGCGTCCGCGGTCGCCGTTGCTTCCGCCGATCGTCGTCACGCCGTTCGTGGCGCATATTGCGCCGACTGCTCCACTGGTCCTCAGCCACGAGGTCGCCGCGGCGTTCTGGGTCCCGTGGTCTCGGCTCCTGGACCCGGAACTGGATCACGAGGCGGAGGTCAGTACCCGCGGGGCGACCTGGCGCGTGCCGGCGTTCCACCTGGAGGGGCACGTCGTGTGGGGCATGACCGAACGCATCCTGCGCCAACTGATCACCCGAGTGCACGAGGGACCATGACACACCTGCGAACCGCTTGCCTGGCCGCCACGGCCCTCCTCAGCGCCACCGCGCAAGCCCAGCGTCCCGACTGGGGTACATTCGATCGTTGGGTAGCGCAGGGGGTCGTTGACTGGAAGGTGCCCGGGCTCGCTGTCGCCGTGGTCAAGGACGATTCCGTGGTGTTCAGTCGCGGGTACGGCGTGCGCCAGCTCGGCGCGCCGGGGAATCGGGTCGACGACCATACGCGATTCGCCATCGGGTCCACCACCAAGGCCATGACGGCCCTGGCGCTGCTGATGCTCCAGGATGAAGGCAAGGTGCAGCTTGACGACCCCGTGCAGCGGTACCTCCCCACGCTGCAGCTCTTTGACCCGGTGATGACCCGCGAGCTGACGGTGCGCGACCTGCTCACCCATCACACCGGGCTGCCCGGGTCCGACCTGCTCTGGTCCGGCGGCGACTACAGCACGGCCGAGGTGATCCGGCGGATGCGGTACCTGCGACCGGCGACGTCGTTCCGCAACTCGTATCACTACCAGAACGTGCAGTACGCCATGGCCGGCGAGGTCGTGCGGGTGGCGTCGGGCATGCCGTGGGAGCAGTTTGTGGCGGAGCGCATCCACCGCCCGTTAGGCATGGGGGAGACCGTATCGCTCCTGTCGCAGCTGGCCGGCGCGCCGAATGTCGCGGCCCCCCACATGATCCTCGATGGCGCCGTGACGCCCATCGACAACCGTTCAGTTGACCCGGTGGCCGCGGCAGGTTCGGTCTGGTCCAGCGTGCACGACATGGCCAAGTGGATGCGCTTTGTCCTGGATTCGGGCCGCGTGGGCGGCCGCCGCCTGGTCTCGCCGCGCGGGTTTGCCGACTGGCTCTCGGCGCAGGTCGTCGTGCCCCTGGCGGACTTTTATCCCACGCGCACGCTCACACGGGCCCACCAGGTGAACTATGGCCTCGGCTGGTTCCTGCACGACTACCGCGGCATGAGCGTGGCGATGCACACGGGAAGTATTGATGGCCAGGTTGCGATCATTGGGCTCGTCCCCGACCAGCGGCTGGGCGTGTATGTCCTGGCGAACCTGGATCATGCCGAGCTGCGTCACGCGATCCTGCACCGGGTGCTCGATCTTTATGGTGGGGGCGCGGCACGCGACTGGTCGGCCGAATTGCAACACCTGTATGGAGCCCTCGAGGCGGCAGGCAAGGCGGCGGAGGCACGACAGATGGCCTCACAGGTCAAGGGAACCCGTCCGTCGCTCGACCTCGCGCAGTATGCCGGCACCTACAGTGACTCCTTGTATGGCGACGCGACGGTGGAGCTGCGCGACGGGCGGTTGCGGTTCGCCTTTGGCAAGGGGTTCACCGGTTGGTTGTCCCACTTTCACTACGACACCTTCGTGGTGCCCTGGGACGATCGCCGCGCCGGCCGGGGGCTGGTCTCGTTCTCGCTGGACGCCACCGGACAGCCGACCGCGATCGAGGCGCTGGGCACGCGCTTCGTTCGGCGCCCTGTCTCAAGTCGTTAGGTCGTTCCTTTACCCTCACGCCTCACGCCACCACCATGCGCCGACTCGCCCTCCTCCTTGGCGGTTTCGTCCCCGTCGCCCTCCTCGGGCAGGCTGCACCGGTCAAGCCGGGGTGGCAGTGGTCCACGGACACCGTCATGCGCGTTGTGAATGCCGTGCGCGCCGGCAAATCGCTCAAGCCGCGCACCTGGCCCGGCGGGGCACGCGTGGCCGTCCTGCTCTCGTTTGACGTCGACAATGAGACGGTCTCGCTGCGGTTCGGTGAACCAACCGTTGGGGCGTTGTCCCAGGGTCAATACGGCTCCCGCGTCGCCCTCCAGCGAGTCGTCGACCTGCTGGATCGGAACCGCATCCCGGCGTCGTTCTTTATTCCTGCCATGAGCTTGATGATCGCGCCGCAACAGGTGGACGTGATCAAGCGCTCCGGACGTCACGAGTTTGCCGTGCATGGGTGGATTCACGAGACCAACACCACGTTACCGGGACCGATCGAGAAGGAGCTGGTACAGCGCGCCATTGACACACTCACGGCGATGACCGGGACGCGGCCTGTCGGGTATCGCGCCCCGTCCTGGAACTTCTCCCCGAATACCCTGCGGATCGTGCGCGAGCTCGGCTTTACCTATGAGAGCTCGCTGATGGCCGACGACTCCCCGTACGAGCTCCTGCAGGACGGACAGCCGACGGGAATCGTGGAACTCCCCGTGGAGTGGATCCTCGACGACGCGCCGCTGTTCAATCCGCAGGGCAATGCCTATATGAACCCGCGCGACGTCGCGCAGGTGTGGATCGACGAGTTCGACCGCGCGCATGCGGAGGGCACCATGTTCCTGCTGACCATGCATCCGCACATTTCGGGACATCGGTCCCGCATCGTGGCGTTGGAGAAGCTCATCGCCCACATCAAGACCAAGCCCGGGGTCTGGTGGGGGACACACCGCGCCGCCGCAGAGTACGTGAAGGCGCAGGCGGGCATGCGCTAAGGTCACCGGTCGGCGCGATGGGCGTGTCACCGAAGACGTCGCCCCGATCTCACCACTAGGTCGGACGCACTCAGCCGGATCTCCCGAAACGCAGGGGCGCATCGCACGAGGGAGGGGATTGCTCGTGAGTGAGGTTTAGGATAGACTAACAAAAAGTTACGCCGGCCCACTCCGGGGCGTCGACCGTGAAGACCAACACCCAACCAACCGCCGTGTCCGCACCACCAGTTCTTGCGACACCTCCGTCTGAGCCCGGCTGGCGCCGGGCCCGCGAGGCACCCTCGTTGGCCGAAGTGCACCGCAGCGTCTCGGTGCATGGCTTGTCCAGATGGCGAAAGCTCCTGGCGTTCGCCGGCCCGGGGTATCTCGTGGCCGTCGGCTACATGGATCCCGGCAATTGGGCGACGGACCTCGCCGGGGGCTCGCGATTCGGCTACACGCTGCTGAGCGTGATCCTGATCTCCAACCTCATGGCGGTGTTGCTGCAGGGGTTGTCGTCCAAGCTGGGCATTGTCACCGGGCGCGACCTCGCGCAGGCCTGTCGCGACCACTACTCCGCGCCGGTGAACTTTGCGCTCTGGGCCCTGTGCGAGGTCGCCATCGCGGCCTGTGACCTGGCGGAGGTCATCGGGACGGCGATTGCGCTCAACCTGTTGTTCGGCATCTCGCTGCCCTGGGGGGTGGCGATCACGGCGTTCGATGTGCTCATCGTCCTCTACCTCCAGAACAAGGGATTCCGCCTGCTGGAGGCCCTGGTCATCGCGCTGGTCGCCGTCGTGGGGTTCTGCTTCCTCTTTGAATTGTTAGTCTCGCGTCCGGACATGGTGGCGGTCGCCCGGGGTTTCATCCCCACGGCGGAGATCCTGCGGAACCCGGAGATGCTCTACATCGCCATCGGCATCCTCGGTGCCACCGTGATGCCGCATAACCTCTACCTGCATTCGTCGATCGTGCAGACACGCAAGTACGAGGAATCGGTGGAGGGAAAGCGCGAAGCGGTTCGTTACGCCTTCGCGGATTCGACCATCGCCCTGTCGATCGCGCTCTTTATCAACGCGGCGATCCTGATCGTGGCGGCGGCCACCTTTCACCGATCGGGGAACACGCAGGTGGCCGAGATCCAGGATGCCTATCAGCTGCTGACCCCGCTGCTGGGCGTGGGGGCGGCGAGCACCGTGTTCGCCCTGGCACTCCTGGCCTCCGGGCAGAACTCCACGCTGACGGGCACGCTCGCCGGGCAGATCGTCATGGAAGGGTTCCTCAATATCCGGATGCGCCCGTGGCTGCGGCGCCTCCTGACCCGCGCGATTGCCATTGTGCCCGCCGCAATCACGGCCATCTTGTACGGCGAGCAAGGGACCGCCAAACTGCTGATCCTGAGTCAGGTCATCCTGTCGCTGCAACTGTCCTTCGCGGTCTTCCCCTTGGTCATGTTCACGTCCGACAAGTTGAAGATGGGGTCGTTCGTGAACCCCGGGTGGGTGAAGGTGCTCGCCTACACCGTGGCGACGATCATCGCCTCCCTCAACGGCTGGCTGCTGTTCCAGACCGTGCGCGGGTGGCTGGCCTGATGTACACGCGCATCCTCGTTCCGCTCGAGAACAGTGCCACCGATGCCGTGATCGTCACGCACGTCTCGGCCCTCGCGCGCCACTGTGGGGCCTCGCTGGTCTTCATCCATGTGGCCGACGGCTGGGCAGCGCGGAACATCAATCACCTCAAGCTCCGCGAGTCCGAGGAGATGCGTCTCGACCGCGAGTACCTCGAGCGCATCACAGCGGAGGCCACACGGGGCGGCCTCCAGGCCGACAGCGTCCTCGCCAGCGGCGACCCGACGCGCGAGATCGTCGACGCGGCGACGCGGGAGCAGTGCGACCTCATCGCGATGGCGACCCACGGCCACAAGTTGCTCGGTGACGTGGTGTATGGCAGCGTGGCGAACGGGGTCCGCCATGCGACGACGGTGCCGGTTCTCCTGGTGCGCGCCTCGCGCGCGGACGCGTGACCGCGCGCAAGCGCCCTTCGAGCCAGTCGGCCTCGGCCAGCGAGCGTCCCCTCACCGAGCCGGTGGAGGACTACCTCAAGGCGATCTACGCGATCGAGCAGGCCGGCGATGCCGCGGGCACGAACGAAATCGCCAGTCGACTGTCCATTGCCGCGGCGTCCGTCAGCGGGATGGTGCGGCGCCTCGCCGACCAGGGGCTAGTGTCGTACGAGCGGTATCGTGGGGTGCGCCTCACCGGAAATGGGCGGCGGGCTGCCCTCCGGACCATTCGGCGCCATCGGGTGATCGAGGCGTACCTCGCCAAGGCGTTAGGCTACGCGTGGGATCGTGTGCACGAGGAAGCGGAGCGGCTGGAGCACGCGGCCTCGGACGAGCTGATCGACCGCATGGCTGCCGCCATCGGCGAGCCGCTGACCGATCCGCACGGGCATCCGATCCCGACGCGGGAAGGAACGATCGACGAGACTCCGCTCCAGACGCTCGCCGACCTCGGGATGGGACAACGCTCACGGGTCACCCGGGTGAGTGACGAGGACGGGGAGTTGTTGCGCTACCTGGCCAGGATCGGCATTCGTCCCGGTGTGATGGTGACGATCGCCGAGCGGGCGCCCTTTGAGGGGCCGATCTCGTTGCGGGTGGGGAAGGTGACGGTCCAGGTTGGTCCCGCGCTCGCTTCCCGGGTCATGGTGGAGACACTGGCGGACTAAGTCCCCCCAGCCGTCCTAGTCGTCCGCTCGGCGCCCGAGGATCACCCCCACGACGGCGCCCGTGATGGCCAGGCCAATCGAGACCCACATCACCGGCGATGCCGAGCCACCGCCGATGCGACCCTTGGACGCGCCCACCCCGAGACCAACCGAGACGAAGGCGCCGACACACGCGGCGATGACCGCGAGCGCGATGCGCAACTCGTTGGCGGACGAAGTCTGCATGAGCTTGATCGCCATCTGAACGTCCTGGTCGGTCACCTTCGCATCGCGCATTCGATAGTCGCCGATGGCCTTCTTGAGGTGTTCAGCCAGCTCGCGCGCCTTGCGGGTGGGTTCGGCGGCCACATGGGCACTCATGGGACCACCCCGGGCTTGCCCGCACGGGCCCGCGCGACCACCCAGTCGACGACCGGCCCGATCACATCCCCACCGATCCGCCCGCTGGCAAGCTTTCCATAGTTTGCCGGCGTACCATCCGGGTCGGCAAGGAAGAGGTGGTTCCGGTCGGCAAAGACCTTCACGGTCACGTCGCGGTTGCCGCCCGCCTTGAACGCCTGCTCGAGCAGGCCGGCCTGGTTCGCCGTGACCTGCTGGTCGGTGGCGCCCTGCACGATGTAGGTGGGCACCATCACCTGCCGCGCGACGGGGAGGGGATCGTGCTCGAGGAAGAAGCGCATCCAGGCGTTGTCCTTCTTGAGCCCGGCGATCGTCCCGTCGATCGTGCGTAACGCGGAGTCCTTCGCGGTGCGGCTCAACGACGACTCCTTTTCGATACCGTTGCGCAGCTGGAAACGCAGGATGGGCTCGCCCTTCTCCCCGGGGCCGGCCAGGAGCACAATGCCCGCCAGCCGTGCGTCCGTCGCGGCGACCATTGGGGCGATCATCCCGCCTTCGCTGTGCCCCATCAACATCACGCGGTCGGGGTCGATGTCCGGACGGGCGCGCAGCCAGGTCACGAGACTGCGGACGTCGTCCGCAAAGTCGGCGCTGGTCGCCTTGCCGTGGTCACCGGTGGATTCCCCGATGCCCCGGTCGTCAAACCGGAGGACGGCGATCCCGCGGCGGCCTAACGAGTCAGCCAATTGGCGAAACGGTCGGAATCCGGGGACGATCGGGATGTACTCGTCACGGTCCTGGCCACCGGACCCGCTGATCGTGACGACGACCGGGAGGCGGCCTGCAGCCCCCTGCGGCAGCGTGAGGGTCCCCGCCAGTGTATGTCCACCCTTGCCCGGCACCTTTACATGCTCGGCGCGATACGGGGCCCCGGCTGGTGGTTCGTAAGAGGGGCCCCCGACCTTTACGGCCGAGAGGGCGGCGCCCTCGAGACGCACGGCCTCCAGACGCTGCGCCGGGACGCTGGCGCGAAGCACCTTGCCAGCGGCGTCGAGGGTGAGGTTCGTCTGTGCCGGCCCGATGCTCACGGTGGCCGTGGTACCATCGATGGTCGTGACCGCCGGGACGGTCTGCCCACCGGACGCCATGAATAGTGGAATGGAGTCGGTGGCCCCCGGCGTGCTGCGCGCCCGCGCGATGACCATGTCCAGCATCGCGATCGACTGGGGCATGTAGATCAAGGCGCCGGCGCGGGTGGCAATATTCTGCTTGACCTGCTGGCCGCTGCCACTGATGTCCACGCGCACCGTATCGCCGTCCAGCGTCAGCACGGCGCGCTGCAGGACCGGGGCATCCGGAGAGGCGTTCTGGAACGCCACCAACGTCAGCGATTGCAGCACGCCGGGCGAACGCACGGCCCCGGTCCACTGCACGCGGGGTTGGCCGCGGAGCTGCAGGTCGCCCATCCAGCTCGTCGCGCCGGGCGTGACGCGCTCAATCCCGACCGTGTCCCCACCAACGATGTAGAGCATGCCGAACGAGCGGGGCTGTGCGACGGCGAGGCCCGAGACGAGGGCAAGGGCCGCGACCACCAGGAAGGTGATGCCAACCCAGCGGGGCAGCCGGATTCCGCGACGGTGCAACATGGCGATCAACATGGGGTTAGTCCGTGGGTGGTTCGTCGGCTGCGACGCGCGGCAGGCGGCCCGCCTGCTGCAAGGCGCGGCGGAGGAGGAACTCGATCTGGGCATTCAGGCTGCGCAGGTCATCGTTGGCCCAGCGCTGGACCGCGTCCAGGAGGTCGCGGTCCATGCGCAGGAGGAAGGGTTTCCGCTCAGCCACGGGACTGCTCCGTTAGTAGAGCGACCCCGCATTCACGATCGGCTGGGCGTCCCGGTCGGAACACAGCACCACCAGGAGATTGGACACCATGGTCGCCTTCCGCTCGTCATCCAGGGCCACGATCCCCTTGTCGGCGATCAACTCCAGTGCATTCTCGACCATGGACACGGCCCCCTCCACGATCTTCTGCCGCGCGGCAATGATCGCCGAGGCCTGCTGGCGGCGCAGCATCGCCGAGGCGATTTCCGGGGCGTAGGCCAGGTGCGAGATGCGCGCCTCGATCACCTCAACGCCCGCCTTCTGCAGGCGATCCGAGACCGCCTGCTGCAGGGCCTTGGACACCTCCGCCGCGTGGGTGCTCAACGCCACGTCGGTGGAGCTGTGCGCGTCGTACGGATACGAGGACGCGAGGGCGCGCACCGCGGCCTCCGACTGCATGACGACGAAGTGCGTGTAGTCATCGACTTCGAACATCGCCTCGGCCGTATCGACCACCTTCCACACCACCACCGCGCCGATCTCGATGGGGTTGGAATGGTTGTCGTTCACCTTGAGCTTGGCCGTCTCGAAATTCCGGACGCGCAACGACACCCGCTTCTTTCCATAGAAGGGGTTGGCCCACCACAGCCCCTGGTCACGCACCGTACCCATGTACTTGCCGAACAGCGTGAGGACCTTGCCGTCGTTGGGCTGGACCGTGAACAGACCGCTGAGTCCGATGATCGCGAGGACGATGACGGCGGCCCAAAGGAGCGCGCTGGCAGGGTCGCCCTCCGATCGAGCGACCTCGATGATGCGCCACAAGGCGACCGCGGCGAAGGCGAGAAAGAGGATGAGGGCGAGGAGCCCCGGAGTGCCCTTCTTGGGAATTTCGCGATACATGGCAGGCTCGGAAGGTGTTAGCGAAATGATATCACAGGGATATCGACAAGGCAAGGGGGATGGCAGTGGCTGGCATCTGGTAGCTGGCGCCAGCTTGGAGGGGCTGCGTGCCGGGACCTGGGGCTTGCGCTTGGGCAGGGGCGCGCGGACCATGGTCATCAGTCTGCCATCTCGCCCAACGACACGTGATTCGTCTCGGAACTCAAGGCTGGAACTACGACGCGTGGGTTGGCCCCTTTTATCCATCCGGTACACGTCCGGCTGACTACCTGCGCCACTACGCGAGGGCCTTCGATACCGTCGAGATCGACGCAACCTTCTACGCGGTTCCTTCGGCGGCGAGCGTACGTGGATGGCGCGCTCGGGTGCCCCACGGCTTCACCTTCGCGCTCAAGTTGCCCCAGGAGATCACGCACGTACGGCGCTTTCAGCAGGCGGCGGACATTCTGCAGGAGTTCTGCGACCGTGCCCGGGAGCTGGGTGACCAGCTCGGCCCCATCCTTATCCAGTGTGCGCCGTCGTTCGGCCCGTTGGAGCGTCCGGCGCTCGCCGAGTTCCTCCCACTGCTGGACCGGTCGCTCAAGTTCGCAATCGAGTTCCGGCACCGCGCGTGGATCACGGACGACGTATTGGAGCTGCTCCGGACGCACGGGGTCGCGCTGGCACTCTCCGACGCGCGATGGATCTCGCGAAAGGTGCTCCTGCAGCTCGTGGAGCGCCCCACGGCGGACTTCGCGTACCTGCGTTGGATGGGTCCGGACCGGGAGATCACCGACTACTCCCGCATCCAGGTTGACCGCGGCGCGGAGCTCGATGCCTGGGCCCGGGTGCTCCCTGGCCTCGTCGCGCGGGTCCGGACGGCCTATGGGTATGTCAACAATCACTTCGCCGGGCACAGCCCCGCCACCGTGCGGTCGCTGCAGGAACGAATGGGGCTCCCAGTCGTCGCCCCGGAATCGTTAGGCGAGCAGATCTCCCTGTTCGGCTGATATCATTCCGGCATGGCGACAACACGCCGTATGACCTGGCGGACCCGGGCCTTCGTCCTCACGGCACTCCTTGCGGCCGGGACCTTCGTGCGCCTCGGGTTCTGGCAGGTCGGGCGGCTCAATGAGACACGAGCCGCCAACGCGCAGCTCTTTTCGCGCCGCAATGCTGAGGCGTCCCCCCTGGAAGCGCTGCTGGCGACACCAGACAGCGCACGCTTTCGCGCCGTATCGCTCTCGGGTCGGTACGACTACGACCATCAGCTGATCTGGACGGCGCGCACCAGGTCGGGGGCACCGGGGGTGGTCTTCCTGACGCCGATGATTCCGGACGCTGGGGGGCCGGCGCTCCTGGTCCACCGGGGATGGGCGTACGCGGCGGACGGTATGCAGGTGAACGATTCGCTGTGGCGGGAGGGTGTGCAGGAACGGGTCGAGGGCTTCGCCGATGTCTTCTCGACGGGTGAAGGCCCCGTGCAGGTCCCCTCGGTGTCTCGCGGCATTCGGCGCCTCGACTTTGACTCGCTGCAGGCGATGATCCCGTATCCCATTGCGCGACTCATCGCCGTGCAACAGATCGGCGCGGGCATCCAGACCACGGTGGCGCACCCCTTCCGGCTCGAACGCCCGACGTTGAATGAGGGTCCGCATCGCGGGTATGCCCTGCAGTGGTTTGCCTTCGCCGGCATCACCATCCTTGGGACAGCGGCGGTGATCCTTCGGGAGCGGCAGCTCCAGGCGACCTAACGCACCTGACGCGCGTCGCCGAGCGAGAGCACCACGACGGCGGCCATGATCAGGGCGCCGCCGACGATCATCGGCAGGGTGATGGGTTGGCCGACCATGGCCGCCGCGAGCAGGGCGGCGAAGATGGGCTCCATGGTGGAGACGATGGACGTGCGCACCGGACCCAGGGTCCCCAGGCCCCGCAGGAAGAGCAGGAGTGCGAGCGCCGTCGATACAATGCCGGTGGCTATGGCCGCCCCCCACGCGCCGGGTGTGGCGTCGAGGGTGAGTTCGCCGCGAACCGGTGCGCCGACCAAAAAGACCAGGGAGACCCCGGCGGTGACGAGCCACGTGGCATGTAGTGCAGGCACTCCCACCATCACGCGGGACATGAGTGGGACGTAGATGGCGTAGACCATCGCGGCCCCGAGGCCGAGCGCCACGCCCCACGGGTCAAGGGCCTCGC encodes the following:
- a CDS encoding DUF72 domain-containing protein, which codes for MIRLGTQGWNYDAWVGPFYPSGTRPADYLRHYARAFDTVEIDATFYAVPSAASVRGWRARVPHGFTFALKLPQEITHVRRFQQAADILQEFCDRARELGDQLGPILIQCAPSFGPLERPALAEFLPLLDRSLKFAIEFRHRAWITDDVLELLRTHGVALALSDARWISRKVLLQLVERPTADFAYLRWMGPDREITDYSRIQVDRGAELDAWARVLPGLVARVRTAYGYVNNHFAGHSPATVRSLQERMGLPVVAPESLGEQISLFG
- a CDS encoding SURF1 family protein; translation: MTWRTRAFVLTALLAAGTFVRLGFWQVGRLNETRAANAQLFSRRNAEASPLEALLATPDSARFRAVSLSGRYDYDHQLIWTARTRSGAPGVVFLTPMIPDAGGPALLVHRGWAYAADGMQVNDSLWREGVQERVEGFADVFSTGEGPVQVPSVSRGIRRLDFDSLQAMIPYPIARLIAVQQIGAGIQTTVAHPFRLERPTLNEGPHRGYALQWFAFAGITILGTAAVILRERQLQAT
- a CDS encoding metal-dependent transcriptional regulator, with product MTARKRPSSQSASASERPLTEPVEDYLKAIYAIEQAGDAAGTNEIASRLSIAAASVSGMVRRLADQGLVSYERYRGVRLTGNGRRAALRTIRRHRVIEAYLAKALGYAWDRVHEEAERLEHAASDELIDRMAAAIGEPLTDPHGHPIPTREGTIDETPLQTLADLGMGQRSRVTRVSDEDGELLRYLARIGIRPGVMVTIAERAPFEGPISLRVGKVTVQVGPALASRVMVETLAD
- a CDS encoding DMT family transporter is translated as MTGWSPAERRAAGAVALAALGFALISIWTIVATRDGMALSFFLLVRFVAATVVLAPFVQRAPHLSPGRAVAARIMALGAVGQSLVAVLSLAALAWIPAAALVALFYTFPAWITLGAAWRGTERLTVARGIALMLSLIGVTCLVGWPGREALDPWGVALGLGAAMVYAIYVPLMSRVMVGVPALHATWLVTAGVSLVFLVGAPVRGELTLDATPGAWGAAIATGIVSTALALLLFLRGLGTLGPVRTSIVSTMEPIFAALLAAAMVGQPITLPMIVGGALIMAAVVVLSLGDARQVR
- a CDS encoding CoA pyrophosphatase, with the translated sequence MDQLIARLERSLTGRPPARAATDGAPPRAAVSVTFRSDRGEAEFLLIRRAERDGDPWSGQVALPGGRWQHDDTSLEQTALRETHEETGLDIRMNGRVIGALDELRPRSPLLPPIVVTPFVAHIAPTAPLVLSHEVAAAFWVPWSRLLDPELDHEAEVSTRGATWRVPAFHLEGHVVWGMTERILRQLITRVHEGP
- a CDS encoding universal stress protein yields the protein MYTRILVPLENSATDAVIVTHVSALARHCGASLVFIHVADGWAARNINHLKLRESEEMRLDREYLERITAEATRGGLQADSVLASGDPTREIVDAATREQCDLIAMATHGHKLLGDVVYGSVANGVRHATTVPVLLVRASRADA
- a CDS encoding Arc family DNA-binding protein; this encodes MAERKPFLLRMDRDLLDAVQRWANDDLRSLNAQIEFLLRRALQQAGRLPRVAADEPPTD
- a CDS encoding SPFH domain-containing protein, with the protein product MYREIPKKGTPGLLALILFLAFAAVALWRIIEVARSEGDPASALLWAAVIVLAIIGLSGLFTVQPNDGKVLTLFGKYMGTVRDQGLWWANPFYGKKRVSLRVRNFETAKLKVNDNHSNPIEIGAVVVWKVVDTAEAMFEVDDYTHFVVMQSEAAVRALASSYPYDAHSSTDVALSTHAAEVSKALQQAVSDRLQKAGVEVIEARISHLAYAPEIASAMLRRQQASAIIAARQKIVEGAVSMVENALELIADKGIVALDDERKATMVSNLLVVLCSDRDAQPIVNAGSLY
- a CDS encoding serine hydrolase, whose amino-acid sequence is MTHLRTACLAATALLSATAQAQRPDWGTFDRWVAQGVVDWKVPGLAVAVVKDDSVVFSRGYGVRQLGAPGNRVDDHTRFAIGSTTKAMTALALLMLQDEGKVQLDDPVQRYLPTLQLFDPVMTRELTVRDLLTHHTGLPGSDLLWSGGDYSTAEVIRRMRYLRPATSFRNSYHYQNVQYAMAGEVVRVASGMPWEQFVAERIHRPLGMGETVSLLSQLAGAPNVAAPHMILDGAVTPIDNRSVDPVAAAGSVWSSVHDMAKWMRFVLDSGRVGGRRLVSPRGFADWLSAQVVVPLADFYPTRTLTRAHQVNYGLGWFLHDYRGMSVAMHTGSIDGQVAIIGLVPDQRLGVYVLANLDHAELRHAILHRVLDLYGGGAARDWSAELQHLYGALEAAGKAAEARQMASQVKGTRPSLDLAQYAGTYSDSLYGDATVELRDGRLRFAFGKGFTGWLSHFHYDTFVVPWDDRRAGRGLVSFSLDATGQPTAIEALGTRFVRRPVSSR
- a CDS encoding polysaccharide deacetylase, whose amino-acid sequence is MRRLALLLGGFVPVALLGQAAPVKPGWQWSTDTVMRVVNAVRAGKSLKPRTWPGGARVAVLLSFDVDNETVSLRFGEPTVGALSQGQYGSRVALQRVVDLLDRNRIPASFFIPAMSLMIAPQQVDVIKRSGRHEFAVHGWIHETNTTLPGPIEKELVQRAIDTLTAMTGTRPVGYRAPSWNFSPNTLRIVRELGFTYESSLMADDSPYELLQDGQPTGIVELPVEWILDDAPLFNPQGNAYMNPRDVAQVWIDEFDRAHAEGTMFLLTMHPHISGHRSRIVALEKLIAHIKTKPGVWWGTHRAAAEYVKAQAGMR
- a CDS encoding Nramp family divalent metal transporter, producing the protein MSAPPVLATPPSEPGWRRAREAPSLAEVHRSVSVHGLSRWRKLLAFAGPGYLVAVGYMDPGNWATDLAGGSRFGYTLLSVILISNLMAVLLQGLSSKLGIVTGRDLAQACRDHYSAPVNFALWALCEVAIAACDLAEVIGTAIALNLLFGISLPWGVAITAFDVLIVLYLQNKGFRLLEALVIALVAVVGFCFLFELLVSRPDMVAVARGFIPTAEILRNPEMLYIAIGILGATVMPHNLYLHSSIVQTRKYEESVEGKREAVRYAFADSTIALSIALFINAAILIVAAATFHRSGNTQVAEIQDAYQLLTPLLGVGAASTVFALALLASGQNSTLTGTLAGQIVMEGFLNIRMRPWLRRLLTRAIAIVPAAITAILYGEQGTAKLLILSQVILSLQLSFAVFPLVMFTSDKLKMGSFVNPGWVKVLAYTVATIIASLNGWLLFQTVRGWLA
- a CDS encoding alpha/beta fold hydrolase, producing MLIAMLHRRGIRLPRWVGITFLVVAALALVSGLAVAQPRSFGMLYIVGGDTVGIERVTPGATSWMGDLQLRGQPRVQWTGAVRSPGVLQSLTLVAFQNASPDAPVLQRAVLTLDGDTVRVDISGSGQQVKQNIATRAGALIYMPQSIAMLDMVIARARSTPGATDSIPLFMASGGQTVPAVTTIDGTTATVSIGPAQTNLTLDAAGKVLRASVPAQRLEAVRLEGAALSAVKVGGPSYEPPAGAPYRAEHVKVPGKGGHTLAGTLTLPQGAAGRLPVVVTISGSGGQDRDEYIPIVPGFRPFRQLADSLGRRGIAVLRFDDRGIGESTGDHGKATSADFADDVRSLVTWLRARPDIDPDRVMLMGHSEGGMIAPMVAATDARLAGIVLLAGPGEKGEPILRFQLRNGIEKESSLSRTAKDSALRTIDGTIAGLKKDNAWMRFFLEHDPLPVARQVMVPTYIVQGATDQQVTANQAGLLEQAFKAGGNRDVTVKVFADRNHLFLADPDGTPANYGKLASGRIGGDVIGPVVDWVVARARAGKPGVVP